AGCAGATGAACCCCACAGCTTCTCGAATCCTTATATGCCTACATTCACGTTTCACTCAATAGCATGagcattagcattagcatttCCGTGGGTTTGTCTTGTCACGTGGGGGGATGAGCTGTAGCTCTTTAGCTCTCTACCGCACTGTCTCATCCTCTTGAATCCATGAGGGCCATCAGTGAAATGGCGGTATAACTTTAGGTCAAATGGGAACGGAAAGCTTGCTTTCAAGTACATAGAAGCAGTGCTTTCCGCAGCACCCTAACCCAGCTAAATTGATGGCAGCGACCGAGCAGAAAACCCTTGGGTAAATACAGGCTGTTTACTAATCTTGCTTATCACCCTCATGTCAAGGGGTGTGGTGTACAGTTGCTCTGGATTTGCCTTATTTTCTGGATGAGGTGGCCAAGGTCCCAAGTCCCCATTGGCTGATGAAAAATGATGAGACATAAGAGCTTTGCACATTAGCGCTAAGCCATATTCGGTGTTGCTCATACACAGAATCCATAGTGGAGTAACAGCACTGTATGAACAGTGTTGGGGGGGCACAGTACTCAGAAAGTCTCCTATTTCCGTTTGTTTAGTTTGTTTCTAGTTAATTATGCgcttaatttttcatattatatttaaacTCAGTCAGTTACTGAAACACTCTGCtgcatttactttcatttatggagctgatgcttttctccagagcggcTTACGCTCTTAATGTAcctacaatgacttacccatttatacagctgggtaattgtttttactagagcaattaagggtaagtaccttgctcaagggtactacagacagaggtgagattcaaacctgcaaccttttggtccaaagcagcagctctaagtgctacactaccagctgtcccccgtTACTCTCACATGGCAGTAATAAGCAGCGTGTGTGGTTTCACTCACCTTCCTTTTGTTCTGCCAACAGCTGCAATTCAGTCTGATCTAGCAGCCCGCAGTAGAAACATGTTGCACTGACAGCAGATTGCTCCATTTCCTATGATGAGACTCATGGGCTCCAGGGGTCTTATGACATGGTGCCTGAACGTGAATTGCTGGCCTTTGTTTTCACGCCGTGCATGAGATCTGGAGTTTGCCTGCGGCTGGCTAACTTATCCTTCACACGAGTTTatggaaaaacagaactgaCTTGTGGGTGAAAGCAGCTCTGACAGATGAGTATCACTGAGCCCATGGGTGTCTTCTTCAATTATTCATATCTGTATTTATTAACATTACTGTCACAATCATGTTTTTAGCTTACATCACATACTGGAAGTGTGTTTGGTTGATCTGTAGTTGCTGCTGAACCTATTGCAGTGACTGTTACAGTAAATCTACTACATCATATGGTAAGTGTGGCTATGCCTCACTGCACATTTACAGCTGTAATTTGCTACTAAACCAGATGAAAAAATTGCACCTGctacacacacctcacactAATGATGGAAGTGTTGTTGTAtcaaatatatgtataacaactttttgaaaaattcaCGTTGAACGCCAGATGCAGAAGAAAAGGCTGTGTATTCTGTACCTGGACTtgctactaattttttttaaaacgtgaTGGGGAAATGGGAGTGGGAGGCAGTATTTAAAAATCAACGTGATGAGGGAGGATTTGTTGAAATAGCACTTTTCCAAACAGGGCGCCAAGCCATCATGGGGAAAAGTGATTTACTTTgggtgtgggaggaagccagtgaatgctgtgaaaaaaaatagaataggCACATCCCACATGGCCTGATGAAACCCCACTCCCCAGGAATAGAAGTCATCTACACTATTTACCCTGTACATTCCTGGAAAAATAGAgcaaaatattagttttagTCAATTTCACTCTGTAATGGTACTACCGCTAAAAATTTTTTAGCTTCAACATTTCCAAGACTTTTGTGAGCCTGATAGTCTATCTCATCTTAAGTTTTATGCCACTAAGCTAAACAAGGAAATGTGGTATTTgactcagttcagttcagttcatttgTATGAAGCTCTTTTGACAAGGTTACAGAGCATCTGAACACCAGAGCACATATGATTGACACATAAGTTTAAAGCAAATGAAAGGAAGCCAACAGTTGTAAGTTGAAGTTGTATTCCTTCATGAAACACACACCGCCATTCCCTGGCATACGTCCAAGTTCCATACTGACCGACCGGTCAAATCTCGAAATGGACGTAAGTTGGACGTTTGGTAGCATGGCATGTAGAAGTTGGAAACCTGTACAAAATTCTTTTATCCTTCTCAATTTCTATCATGattgtcttgttttttattaaGCAGCTTTATTAATTCACGTTTTATATAATTTGGTagtttttttaccttttattcaAGATTCTTTAGTTCAtagtgaattttcttttttacgtTCTGCAAGTTCTATCGTGATTATCTCATCTCAActtctgtcctgcttgtcctaaaagggtcgtgGTGACAGCAGGGAGAGCAAAGAGGCCCAGCCgtccctgtcccccgcaacttcctccagctcagcctgggggatccccagccgtttccaggccaactgtgagatataatccctctagcaggtcctgggccgacctcggggcctcgtcccagttggtcgtgcctggtatacctccaaagggaggcgcccagggggcatccttatcagatgcccgaaccacctcagctggctcctctcaatgtggaggagtagtggctctactctgagctcctcccggatgtccgaactcctcaccctgtcacggagaatgagtcccaacaccctgcggagaaaactcatttcggccacttgtatctgcaatcttattctttcggtcatcacccaaagttaatgatcataggtgagggtagggacgtaggtcgaccggtaaatggagagcttcgccttatggcattactgctgccgctgctcccagtctgtggccgatctcacgctccccttcttccctcatttgtgaacaagaccccaagatacttgaactcctccacctggggcaaaaactctccccttacctggagggggcataccatcctattccgtgacagaaccatggactcagactttgaggggctgatcctcatccccaccacttcacacttggctgcaaaccattccagtgcgtgctggaggcaaccatgtgacattgccaaaaggacaacatcatccgcaaaaagcagagacgtcaccttccgactcccacacagaatgccctcctgacctcgactgcgccttgatattctgtccatgaaaaccacaaacgggagtggagacaaggcacaaccttggcggagtccaacacccacactgaacagccctgacttaatgccgagtatgtggacacagctttcgctccgtacgTACaaagaccgaatggcccgcagtagtggccccggtaccccatactcccacagaatttcccggggaacaataggccttctccaagtccacaaaacacatgtagactggattagcaaattcccatgccccttcaatgatctgtgagagggtaaaaagctggtccactgttccatggccagggtgGAATCTgtattgttcctcttcaatctgaggttcaactatcggccggagcctcctctgcAAGCactccggcatagactttcccagggaggctgagaagtctgatgccccgatagttggcacacactctccggtcccctttcttaaagatagggaccaccaccccagtttgcaaatccaagggcactgtccccaaggtccatgcaacattgcagaggcgtgtcaaccatgacagccctgcaacatccagggccttaagcatttccggggggatctcatccacccctagtgctttgccactgtggagattaccaactacttcagtgacttccaccagggaaatggactcttgacagcctgaaagcctctggctctgactcctgtaagggaggcatatcactcaggtttaagagttcttcaaagtgctccttccatcTCCCGACAAtatcctcatcagaggtcagagtttcaccactcctgctaaacacagcctgagtgaaacccctccgaccccttctgagctgccggatggttctccagaacctctgaAGCCGACCAATAGTCGTTTTCCGTGGCCTCTCCAAATTCCTCttatgcccgggattttgcttctgccatcgtagccgctgctgcctttttcgcctgccagtacctgtctgctgagtccccagagccaaccagggcCTAAAGGCCTcattcttcagcttgacggcttccctcaccaccggtgtccaccagcaggctCTCGGGTTgccaccctggctggcaccaacaagcttttggccacagttgTGCTTGGCTGCTCTCACAATtgaggttttgaacaggatccattcagactccatgtcccctctcccggaggtgcgagttaaaatcattctgggcaaggtcctctgacagtcgttcccagcacatccTCATTAAACgcctgggcctaccgggtctgtccatcagttttccccgccatctgatccaactcaccaccagatggtgatcagctgacagctcagcacctttcTCCACCCGAGTGTCCataacatgtggcctcaagtcagaagaaacgactacaaagtcgatcattgacctttggcccaaggagctctggtaccaagtacacttatgagcattgTTGTGTTCagacatggtgtttgttatggacaaaccatgactaacGCAGAAgtcaataacatttcaccactggggttcagatcgggcaggccgttcttcccaatcaccccccgccagatttcccagtcattgccaacatgagcattGAAGtgccccagcaggactatggagtctgtaggtggggccctgtccaggaCCCCACCTACCTTCTCCAAGAAGACCAATTAatttgaactgctgtttggtgcataagcacacacaacagtcaaaattttcctctctgcgaccctaagtcacattgaggtgaccctctcgtccaccggggcaaactccaactgtatggcagccagccaggggcttgtgagtatccccacaccctcCCGGCGCTTCTCAcctcatgcaactcctgagtaggagagggatcACCCCGTATCGAcaagtttggttccagagccaacactgtgagtggaggtgagcccaactatatctagttggtatctctcaacctcctgcaccagttccggctccttccccccaagtgaggtgacatttcacaaaccaagagccagtttccgtCACGAGGGGCTACgacgccaccccaccccctcccaccgccaggtatacattgcacccgacccccatgctggaccttgcaggtggtgggcccacatggcccccccacggtgcctttttgggctgagcccggccgggctacgtgggctgcccggccatcAGGCGCTCGCCTTGGAACACTACcctcaggcctggctccagggctacgtcccggtgaccctattccgggcagggtaaccgatctcctgtttactttttcccatggaggtttttggatcgtgttagtctggatcttcactccagacctgttcgccttgggagaccctaccagaaGCATagtgctcccgacgacatagctctggagatccctagatcatgcaagcccttctgttgcgccaaggccccgatccaggaagggcatgattatctcatttttgtttaaccagttttatgaattgtcattttttaaaatcattctatggtttattaaaaaaaagaaattttgctttattttttaccttATTGTAGTATTTTTATGATTTCGCCAAACACAGTAGAGTAGTATATTTATCATTCTTTAGTTTCTATTTTTTATGTGGAGTGCGGTGGCagggtgggcttggctgggtcctgctttctggtgggtctaggattcaagccctgcttggggtgtcttgcgacaaactggtgtctcgtcctgggtgtgtcccctcctcctccagccttatgccctgtgttgccgggatagggttaggctccagttcactgcaactccgctcgggacaagcgatttcgaCCAGTGTGTGTAGTttctatttttatcattttaaaaataccattCTTTAGTTTctctttcatcattttaaagtatCTTATGGAAATATAAAAGCGTAAAGGTGACATTGCATTTGGTTGGTGAAACATAGttcatagaaaaataaaatgcattgaaaaaatacatcttatacaatacaaaaaaaaaagtgaaatacacgCACACCCAttgtccaaaactgcttgtcctaagcggggttgtggcaagccggagtccaccccggcaacacggcgtaaggctggagggggaggggacacacccaagacgagaggccagtccgttgcaaggcatcccaaacaggactcaaaccccagacccaccagaaagcaggacctggccaaacctgctgcgccaccgtgcccccccataAGTGAAAtagtaaagaacaaaaaaaatcagcacattTAATCAAGTTTTTCATCATCTGAACTTGATCCCTTGGGTGCACTTATACTTGGCTGTGGATCGTCACAGTGGGTTGAGGGGCATGGGGTTGTGGGGGGAATCACATGTTTGAAGAACAGGCTTAAATTTGTTTGGattgtttgcttcttttttccccatagaTTTGACGATAGCAATTTAAAGCTTCCTGAATTTGGCGATCAACTTTGGCGAATCTTTCGACATTCTGGTCCATGCTTTCCAAATCGGCAAGGGCTTTATTCGCTTGTGAAAACACATTTGCCAACCCCTTTACAGTGAACCTCTTCCTCTTTCCTCCTATGCTCCTCCACAACTCTTTCATCTTCTATTTTGATTAACTCTTTGTTGGTCTTTCGATTCAAAATCTAATAACTCTTCCACATCTTCCACTTTGACTTGTAATTCAAgagtttttaaaagttttacaatTTTCTCCTTAATTTCATCAAGTGCATCCTCTTTACTGAAGCCTTTAGCAAGGGATGGGTTTTTCCTCTTGCTCGTCATCTTTTTAGGGGTTTAATACAATAATAGTTGAATCTAGCATGAAAATTTGTTAGATTTAATTGAATAACACACATTTACCAAATGGCAACTGAGAGCGAGAactgagagagatgctgtgatgtaCACTATGCTGGGATATCGTCTGATGGTCACTGTTGTACACACGCTGTTAGCACTGGCGGACGTATGGCCAAGCGTAATTttgatatttacatgtatttttttcttaatctttaaaatttatactgtatttttttcagttgtatgCATAGATGGTCGTAAGTCACATAGATCATAAGTATATATCTGTTTCTGTATCTGATATCTGTATAACTGTTTTGTCAATTGAATCACTGTCAGACTGTTCCGTTCCTTAAAATACACGTTCCATTTTCATTGTTCATCACACCTTCTTCCTTTCTCCGGTCCTTCCAGGTGGGGAACCTGTTTGGTGCTCATCGCTCCACTATCATCACCCTCTACAACGGAGCCTTCGATTCCTCCTCTGCTGTCTTCTTGATAATTAAGGTAGTCATCTTTAATAGTTaggaaatgtgtaaaaaaaaacatatacaggAAAACTAAAAAACTAATGAGAGCAGGTTATGCAAAAGCAGGAGACAAGGACAGTTGTAATCCTGTGGATAAGAAGGTGCCTCTGGTTCATATGATGCAGTCAGTGATATCTCCACACTCTGTCCACCTCTTCATGTATCTTCCCCCCAGGTGCTGTTTGAAGGAGGAGTGTCTCTGCGGGCctcctttgtctttctctccaTCTGCAGCGTTATTCACCTGCTCCGCACATTCTTCCTTTTACCCCGGATGCATATTCCCCATCCTGTTCCCAAGGGCTATACTTACGGGTACGGGCACATTTCTCACCAGTTTTGGGGTGTCTGATCCTGGACATTATTGGTCCAGCAGGTTTTCAGCTGACCTCTGCAGCCATCCTCCAAATTCTGTTCTGAGTCTTCTGTCTTACATCAGGGTGAGATGTGGCAAGTCCAAGACTTATAGCTTGGATGGAGCAGGAGATGTGAAGAAGAGAGGCAACATTCCAAGTGATGGAGAGACGGAGAAGATGTCTATTCGGGCGGAGGACCCATCAGACTCCCCAAGCATAGAGAACAAAGGTGTTTTGGCTAAACTTGCCACTATTTCTGTTGACAATAGGCAGAAATTATCTGTTAGGCAACAAACACTGAAtgcagatttgaacccaagccAACCTGTGTCTTAGAGGCCAGTTTTAGGAGCTGTTTCCTGTCCTGGTTCTTCCTGTGGCACTTGATCTGGTTGTCCGTCATGCAGCTTCGTCACTACCTCTTCATCGGGACCCTTAACCCCATGCTCAGCCGGCTGACCAATGGAGACCCTGGTCTCGGTATTTATGACCCTGCCCTCTAACACACACGTGTACGGGCGTCAGCCCATCAGTGACACATTTACTTTAAACTTGCAGTTTGTTAACCTTTTTTCCGATCCCTTAGTGAGCAAATACACCAACGCCTTTGccatcacccagctgtgtgggGTCCTATGTGCTCCCTGGAACGGCCTCATCATGGACAGACATAAGGGAAAACCCAGGCCTCCAGGTGTGCACACCTGTCTCTGGTGATTAGCGTGTCAGGTTGCAGAGCAGAGGACTGCACCACATGTGGAACCAGACTGGACATTTTCACCTTAATATCGCAGTTaatattttctctctttgtctcctAGGACAAAGCGAGCAGGAGGCTGATTTGCGGTCTGCCGCCCTCTCGCTGTTCCTCACTGCATTGCAGTGCCTTGCCTTCTCCATCTGTGCAACCTTGCCCATCCTCTCACTCCAGTACCTCTCGTTCGCCCTCCAAGTCCTCAACCGCTCCTTCCTCTATGGAGGCAACGCCGCCTTCATCAGCATAGCGTGAGTGGGCTTGGGGACCGGAGAAGCAGAGACCGTGGATGGACATGTAAATGGACTgttgtgttacactgatgtgtGTCTGGTTGGCTGAGGTCTAGAGAAGGATAGAGGAGAGCAAAGGATCCAGGGCTGATTCACAGGTGACACTTGTTCCGACgcacaaagacaaaatgaaCCAATGAAACACAATTGCTCTTGGCTGCCTCCGTGTACCCAACTTGGAACTCAACATGGAATAAACATTACAGAGACATCACATTCTCCCTAATTCTTTAGCACCTCTGAGGCTTGCACGTCAGCAGGCTGTAAACGCATGCTGTGCGGAGGTAACAGAGGTAAAggaggcatgctgggaatgaCGGCAGAACAGAGCAACACTGCAAGCTGCCGTTCTGTGAGCTCCTGACCGTGGAAGAAATCCTCCCTCAAAGTCTACACAAAAGATCATTCATAAAATCATCTGGTTGGGACCTAGAAGGCCTGGAATAACAAAACACCCCAGGAAGTGTATTGTCTTGCACTATCTTTGCTCTCTTTGTCTCCTTGACCATTTATAAGGACGGGAAGGAAGGAGACAGGCTTTTTCGCCCATATTTTACTGTCCCCTTCATTGtgtccctcttcctcctctgtaGTTTTCCTGCTTGCCATTTCGGGAAACTGTTTGGCCTTTTGATGGCGCTGTCAGCCATAGTGTCCCTATTGCAGTACCCCTGCTTCGCCGTGGTCAAGGAGCTCCTCAACGGAGACCCCTTATATGTAAGTCCAACCTCTGCATCGTGGGACAGCAGAGTCACGCACCACACGTCACTCTAGGGCAACAGAACGAAGGACTCTTCCTTTTCGGTTGTTGTCAAAGACTGCAGTTCCTTCCAACCTGTATGTGACACAGCAGTTTtgcaatatatttaaatattatatttaaatagcTTATACCA
Above is a genomic segment from Scleropages formosus chromosome 5, fSclFor1.1, whole genome shotgun sequence containing:
- the LOC108935961 gene encoding solute carrier family 43 member 3-like, whose protein sequence is MLGCRGGAGVRSWLTLASGLVECLCFAGAVFGWASLVFVLKTDGYFSDLCVNSTATNETWRTDCSRQDEQFSLIFTIASFMNNFLTLPNGFLFDHFGTTAARFLAISVYTAGTLFIAFSSAATSILLFPALSFIAVGGILFLMTNMQVGNLFGAHRSTIITLYNGAFDSSSAVFLIIKVLFEGGVSLRASFVFLSICSVIHLLRTFFLLPRMHIPHPVPKGYTYGVRCGKSKTYSLDGAGDVKKRGNIPSDGETEKMSIRAEDPSDSPSIENKEASFRSCFLSWFFLWHLIWLSVMQLRHYLFIGTLNPMLSRLTNGDPGLVSKYTNAFAITQLCGVLCAPWNGLIMDRHKGKPRPPGQSEQEADLRSAALSLFLTALQCLAFSICATLPILSLQYLSFALQVLNRSFLYGGNAAFISIAFPACHFGKLFGLLMALSAIVSLLQYPCFAVVKELLNGDPLYVNIALTLLTLMAFIHPLYVYIHCRRLAACREKGDKITSNTF